The Mastacembelus armatus chromosome 9, fMasArm1.2, whole genome shotgun sequence genome contains a region encoding:
- the LOC113138560 gene encoding uncharacterized protein LOC113138560: protein MNNVTWLLVFALALSLCSSVTPGQRMSSGEGLKVFFCKAPGCVTDVKKVFCNDKSVSIGDPIIKCTGPPPLNSVCQYDGRAFVSTDTSDSCDFEGDSYIETTKCTDQTSACASISVTTPSPVNTVNMQKEQKRQDRHHLVTGIVLVLAVLVVVVLVVVYFCQRKGQDHPPASVKSGTRQSASLNKELSNFLKKSTDPQQLKGSRETTPDSVNRVRQALSADLPHHHQSTYQSTPPICKRT from the exons ATGAACA acgTTACCTGGTTGTTGGTGTTTGCTCTAGCACTCAGTCTGTGTTCTTCAGTCACTCCTGGTCAGAGAATGTCTTCAG GTGAAGGCCTCAAGGTGTTTTTCTGCAAAGCTCCAGGGTGTGTCACTGATGTGAAGAAAGTTTTTTGTAATGACAAATCTGTCTCTATTGGCGATCCAATCATAAAGTGCACAGGCCCTCCACCTCTCAACTCTGTCTGTCAATATGATGGTCGAGCATTTGTTTCCACTGACACAAGTGACAGCTGTGACTTTGAAGGGGACAGCTATATTGAAACTACAAAATGTACAG ACCAAACCAGTGCTTGTGCCTCTATCAGTG TTACCACACCATCACCAGTCAACACTGTCAATATGCAAAAGGAACAGAAACGTCAAGACCGTCATCATCTAGTTACTG GTATAGTACTAGTACTGGCAGTACTGGTAGTAGTCGTACTAGTGGTCGTATATTTCTGTCAGAGAAAAGGGCAAGATCATCCTCCAGCAAG CGTCAAATCTGGCACTCGCCAAAGCGCATCACTTAATAAAGAACTCAGTAACTTCCTGAAAAAGTCGACGGATCCGCAGCAGCTGAAAGGATCTCGAGAGACGACCCCTGACTCGGTTAACCGTGTCCGTCAGGCTCTGTCTGCAGAT cTACCACACCATCACCAGTCAACATACCAGTCAACACCGCCAATATGCAAAAGGACCTGA
- the unc45b gene encoding protein unc-45 homolog B, with translation MGDPVQLKDEGNKYFQAGDIDKAIECYSEAIKVSKDKKVLAVLHRNRSACYLKKENYACAASDASKAIDVDAADIKALYRRCQALEKLGKLDMAFKDVQRCATLEPKNKTFLETLRRLGAEIQAKLKTTFSTDSRVQNMFDILFNEDMDKEKKEKAANNLIVLSREDAGAERIFQNNGVALLLNMIETGKPEMILAAVRTLSGMCTGHKARAMAIVHMVGVDKMCSIMAIDNEEIAMATCNLFQCINDSLTGEDTMEYGKEEALVLDASKDLKTILLSLLEMVANNKVSGHGRDQALNLLTKNVPRKDLKEKDNSRTLFTVDHGLKKILKVCGQVPELPDQLSLTENTQLIASVLLNKLYDDLKCDPERNNFRDICDEYVKSKIDPNNMDKNLHAINTISGLLQGPFEVGNALVGTQGIMEMMVALCGSEREVDQMVAVEALIHASTKMSRATFIITNGVSLLKDLYKKTKNEKIKIRALVGLCKLGSAGGDDYSLRQFAEGSTEKLAKQCRKWLCNPQIDTKTRKWAIEGLAYLTNDADVKDDFVEDELALKAMFELAKSKDKTILYAVACTLVNCTNSYDKKEILPELVQLAKFSKQHVPEQHPKDKKDFVEKRVKRLLKAGVTSALAVMVKADSSILTDQTKEMLARVFLALSESPKDRGTIVAQGGGKALIPLAMEGTDAGKVKASHALAKIAAISNPEIAFPGERVYEVVRPLVSLLHTDREGLQNYEALRGLTNLAAYSEKLRMKLVKEKALPEIENYMFEEHEQIRQAATECMCNLVTCKEVQERYLEDSNDKLKLLVLLCGEDDESLQIAAAGALAMLTAAQKKLCTKLTRVTAQWLEILQRLCLHTNPQIQHRGLVIIYNMLNSDDSDLAKKLIESELLEILSVIGKAEDNPKRQEAIDAARTCLVRAMDLGLIKPFTSPS, from the exons ATGGGAGACCCAGTGCAATTAAAGGACGAAGGAAACAAATACTTCCAGGCTGGAGATATTGACAAGGCCATTGAGTGCTACAGTGAAGCCATCAAAGTGAGCAAGGACAAAAAGGTGTTGGCTGTCCTTCACAGAAACAGATCTGCATGCTACCTCAAAAAG GAAAACTATGCCTGTGCAGCATCTGATGCATCTAAAG ctattgATGTTGATGCCGCAGACATTAAAGCCTTATATCGACGTTGCCAAGCTCTGGAGAAGCTAGGAAAACTGGACATGGCTTTCAAGGATGTGCAAAGATGCGCCACCCTCGAACCAAAGAACAAGACTTTCTTGGAAACTCTCCGCAGGCTCGGGGCAGAGATCCAGGCCAAG CTTAAAACAACATTCTCCACGGATTCGAGGGTACAGAACATGTTTGACATTCTCTTCAATGAAGACATggacaaagaaaagaaggaaaaa GCTGCCAACAACCTGATTGTGCTGTCGAGAGAAGACGCTGGGGCAGAAAGAATCTTCCAGAATAACGGGGTGGCTCTGCTGCTCAACATGATAGAAACAGGGAAACCAGAGATGATACTGGCTGCTGTTCGCACTTTGTCAGGAATGTGCACAGGACACAAAGCTCGG GCCATGGCCATTGTTCACATGGTGGGTGTTGATAAGATGTGCAGCATCATGGCTATTGATAATGAGGAGATTGCAATGGCAACCTGCAACCTGTTCCAGTGCATTAATGACTCTCTCACTGGTGAAGATACAATGGAATATGGGAAAGAAGAGGCCTTAGTTTTGG atGCATCTAAAGACCTGAAAACaattcttctctctctgctggaGATGGTTGCTAATAACAAGGTCTCTGGCCATGGCAGAGACCAGGCACTGAACCTCCTGACCAAAAATGTACCTCGCAAAGacctgaaagagaaagacaacTCCAGGACCCTCTTCACTGTTGATCATG GTCTGAAGAAAATCCTTAAGGTATGTGGTCAGGTTCCTGAACTTCCAGACCAGCTATCTTTGACAGAGAACACACAGTTGATTGCCAGCGTGCTTCTCAACAAGCTATACGATGACCTTAAATGTGACCCAGAGAGAAACAACTTCAGGGACATCTGTGATGAATATGTCAA ATCCAAAATTGACCCCAACAACATGGACAAAAACCTTCATGCTATCAACACAATCTCAGGGCTACTTCAAGGTCCTTTTGAGGTAGGAAACGCCCTGGTTGGAACGCAAGGCATAATGGAGATGATGGTGGCGCTCTGTGGCTCCGAACGTGAGGTGGACCAGATGGTTGCAGTAGAGGCGCTGATCCATGCCTCCACAAAGATGAGCCGTGCCACCTTCATCATTACCAATGGGGTGTCACTGCTTAAGGACCTCTACAAGAAGACCAAGAATGAGAAGATCAAAATCCGTGCACTGGTG GGTCTCTGTAAACTGGGTTCAGCAGGAGGTGATGATTACAGTTTAAGGCAGTTTGCTGAGGGCTCGACGGAGAAGCTTGCCAAGCAGTGCAGAAA GTGGCTCTGTAATCCCCAGATTGATACCAAAACAAGGAAGTGGGCTATTGAGGGTCTTGCCTATCTCACTAATGATGCTGATGTGAAAGATGACTTTGTTGAGGATGAACTTGCCCTGAAAGCTATGTTTGAACTAGCCAAG tCTAAGGATAAGACCATCTTATATGCAGTAGCTTGCACCCTGGTCAACTGCACCAACAGCTATGATAAGAAGGAAATCCTCCCTGAACTGGTTCAGCTGGCCAAGTTCTCAAAGCAGCATGTGCCTGAGCAACACCCCAAG gaCAAGAAGGACTTTGTTGAGAAGAGGGTGAAAAGGCTTCTGAAAGCTGGAGTCACATCCGCCCTTGCCGTCATGGTTAAAGCAGACAGCTCAATCCTGACCGACCAGACCAAGGAAATGTTGGCAAG GGTTTTCCTGGCATtgtcagagagtcctaaagaTCGTGGTACAATTGTAGCCCAAGGTGGTGGAAAG GCTCTGATACCACTTGCTATGGAGGGGACAGATGCTGGGAAGGTGAAAGCCAGCCACGCCCTAGCCAAGATTGCAGCTATTTCTAACCCAGAAATAGCCTTCCCTGGTGAGAGG GTGTATGAGGTGGTGCGGCCTTTAGTTAGTCTccttcacacagacagagaaggacTGCAGAACTATGAAGCTCTGAGGGGCCTCACCAATTTGGCTGCTTACAGTGAAAAGCTAAG AATGAAGCTGGTGAAAGAGAAAGCTCTCCCAGAGATTGAGAACTACATGTTTGAAGAGCATGAGCAGATCAGACAGGCTGCCACTGAATGCATGTGCAACCTTGTGACATGTAAAGAG gtcCAAGAGCGTTACCTAGAAGATAGCAATGACAAGCTGAAACTGCTGGTCCTGCTGTGTGGTGAGGATGATGAGAGTCTTCAGAtagctgcagctggagctctGGCCATGCTCACTGCTGCTCAGAAGAAACTCTGCACCAAACTGACTCGAGTG ACCGCCCAGTGGCTTGAGATCCTGCAGAGGCTATGTCTCCATACAAACCCTCAAATCCAGCACCGTGGTCTCGTGATCATCTATAACATGCTCAACTCAGACGACAGTGACCTGGCCAAGAAGCTGATTGAGAGTGAATTGCTAGAAATCCTTTCAGTGATTGGCAAGGCGGAAGACAACCCTAAGAGGCAAGAGGCCATTGATGCAGCACGTACATGCCTGGTCAGAGCTATGGACCTTGGTCTCATCAAACCCTTCACCAGCCCTTCTTAA